From Bradyrhizobium sp. NDS-1, the proteins below share one genomic window:
- the msrB gene encoding peptide-methionine (R)-S-oxide reductase MsrB, whose protein sequence is MFDRRILLTTTAGLFGLAAFRWLRGTPAEAGEKAAAKFEITKTDAEWRAQLTPQQYEILRKHGTERPGSSPLLKEHRKGIFACAGCDLPLFASETKFESGTGWPSFYAPIEGNVGKTEDRAYGMVRTEVHCRRCGGHLGHVFDDGPKPTGLRYCIDGFGLVFHPAAASAT, encoded by the coding sequence ATGTTTGACCGCCGCATCCTGTTGACGACGACCGCCGGCCTGTTCGGCCTTGCGGCCTTCCGCTGGCTGAGAGGAACGCCGGCCGAGGCCGGCGAGAAAGCCGCTGCAAAATTCGAGATCACGAAGACGGACGCCGAATGGCGCGCCCAGCTCACGCCGCAGCAATATGAGATCCTGCGCAAGCACGGCACCGAGCGGCCCGGCTCGAGCCCGCTGCTGAAAGAGCACCGCAAGGGCATCTTCGCCTGCGCCGGCTGCGACCTGCCGTTGTTTGCCTCCGAGACCAAATTCGAGAGCGGCACCGGCTGGCCGAGCTTCTACGCGCCGATCGAAGGCAATGTCGGCAAGACCGAGGACAGAGCCTACGGCATGGTTCGCACCGAGGTGCATTGCCGGCGCTGTGGCGGCCATCTCGGCCACGTCTTCGACGATGGTCCGAAGCCGACCGGATTGCGCTATTGCATCGACGGTTTCGGGCTGGTTTTCCACCCGGCTGCGGCGTCGGCGACCTAG
- a CDS encoding flagellar hook-basal body complex protein, translating to MGIFDAMNTSVGGLQAQSYALQNISGNIANSSTTGYKGIGTSFVDLIPDSSVPSKQVAGGVTANAKATITTQGTISGSTVATNMAITGDGFFSIQKASGVVDNVPVFTGVTYYTRRGDFQLNANGNLVNGAGYYLMGVTVDPKTGNPTGSVANVLQFQNNFIPAQATTSIEYAANLPTQPNTVAKTTAAAGTLLAAGGLNPSDFAANPLPVGTPPAPYANATVSGAAATGNIRSAYSSTTATGTVALQNNSSAVASTTTSLDNTVGTHLASSILTALSGQTLTINGNTITFNAGTTVSTVGNNTTIGLGAGTTATVADILNGIQTAGGAGVTASLSASGNIVISSGTGTDVAVGSGTAATALGISSVTRGGNVLSSPAISGATVLSGSATAGGAQVLSSSFVAGDTITVDGQTLTFMAAGAVGNNQINVTDNITTLLGKIDALAGASGSSVSSGGVITLNTGTVSNLSVSSSNSAAFAALGFTSTITRNRDGGGTAGTGGVIGNDIATFTKESISGGAVTAYNAAGTPVNLQLRWAKTDSASLGAGHSDSWNLFYQTDPNATGTTVGWVNTGQTFTFANDGSLTSPSGSGITINNVSVSGQSLGSVAFNISSGGLTQYASTSGAVTINTITQNGYAAGQLRSVAVNNNGIVVGTFSNGQNLNLAQVQLSHFNGTNYLKAMDGGAYAATEQSGDAIDGASGTISGSSLEGSNTDIADEFTKLIVTQQAYSANTKVITTANSMVQDLLNVLR from the coding sequence ATGGGTATCTTCGATGCAATGAACACCTCGGTGGGTGGCCTGCAGGCGCAGTCCTACGCGCTGCAGAACATTTCCGGCAACATCGCGAACTCATCCACCACCGGCTACAAGGGCATCGGCACCAGCTTCGTCGATCTCATTCCCGACTCCTCGGTGCCGAGCAAGCAGGTCGCGGGCGGCGTGACGGCCAATGCGAAGGCCACCATCACCACGCAGGGCACGATCTCCGGCTCCACCGTCGCCACCAACATGGCGATCACCGGCGACGGCTTCTTCTCGATCCAGAAGGCGAGCGGCGTCGTCGACAACGTGCCTGTCTTCACCGGGGTCACCTATTACACGAGGCGCGGCGACTTCCAGCTCAATGCCAACGGCAATCTGGTCAACGGCGCCGGCTATTACCTGATGGGCGTCACGGTCGACCCGAAGACCGGCAACCCGACCGGCAGCGTGGCAAACGTGCTGCAATTCCAGAACAACTTCATTCCGGCGCAGGCGACCACCTCGATCGAGTACGCCGCGAACCTTCCGACCCAGCCGAACACGGTGGCGAAAACGACCGCGGCGGCCGGCACGCTGCTGGCGGCCGGCGGGCTGAACCCGTCGGACTTCGCCGCCAACCCGCTGCCGGTCGGCACACCTCCCGCGCCCTATGCCAACGCCACGGTCTCGGGCGCAGCCGCCACCGGCAACATCCGTTCGGCCTACTCGTCGACGACGGCCACGGGCACGGTTGCACTCCAGAACAATTCGTCTGCGGTGGCCTCGACCACCACATCGCTCGACAACACGGTCGGCACGCATCTGGCCTCCAGCATTCTCACTGCGCTCAGCGGCCAGACCCTGACCATCAACGGCAATACGATCACCTTCAATGCCGGCACGACGGTCTCGACGGTCGGCAACAACACCACGATCGGTCTCGGCGCGGGCACGACGGCCACCGTGGCGGACATCCTGAACGGGATCCAGACCGCCGGCGGCGCCGGCGTCACGGCCTCGCTCTCCGCCAGCGGCAACATCGTGATATCCAGCGGCACCGGCACCGACGTCGCGGTCGGCAGCGGCACGGCGGCCACCGCGCTCGGCATCAGCAGCGTGACCCGCGGCGGCAACGTGCTGTCATCGCCCGCGATCTCGGGCGCGACAGTGCTGAGCGGCAGCGCGACGGCCGGCGGCGCCCAGGTGCTCTCGTCCAGCTTCGTCGCCGGCGACACCATCACGGTCGATGGTCAGACGCTGACCTTCATGGCCGCCGGTGCGGTGGGCAACAACCAGATCAACGTCACCGACAACATCACGACGCTGCTCGGCAAGATCGACGCCTTGGCCGGCGCATCGGGATCGTCGGTCAGCAGCGGCGGCGTCATCACGCTCAACACCGGCACCGTCTCCAACCTGTCGGTGTCCAGCTCGAACAGCGCCGCCTTCGCCGCGCTCGGCTTCACTTCGACCATCACCAGGAACCGCGACGGCGGCGGCACCGCCGGCACGGGCGGCGTGATCGGCAACGACATCGCGACCTTCACCAAGGAATCGATCAGCGGCGGCGCCGTGACGGCCTACAACGCCGCCGGCACGCCGGTGAACCTGCAATTGCGCTGGGCCAAGACCGACAGCGCCTCGCTGGGCGCGGGTCATTCGGACAGCTGGAACCTGTTCTACCAGACCGACCCGAACGCGACCGGCACGACCGTCGGCTGGGTCAATACCGGCCAGACTTTCACCTTTGCCAACGACGGCTCGCTGACCTCGCCAAGCGGCTCGGGCATCACCATCAACAATGTCAGCGTCAGTGGTCAGTCGCTCGGCTCGGTCGCCTTCAACATCTCCTCGGGCGGACTGACGCAATATGCCAGCACCAGCGGCGCGGTGACCATCAACACCATCACCCAGAACGGCTATGCCGCCGGCCAGCTTCGCTCGGTCGCCGTCAACAACAACGGCATCGTGGTCGGAACCTTCTCGAACGGCCAGAACCTCAACCTCGCGCAGGTGCAGCTGTCGCACTTCAACGGCACCAACTATCTGAAGGCGATGGACGGCGGCGCCTATGCCGCGACCGAGCAGTCGGGCGACGCCATCGACGGCGCTTCGGGCACCATCAGCGGCTCGTCGCTGGAAGGATCCAACACCGACATCGCCGACGAATTCACCAAGCTGATCGTGACCCAGCAGGCCTATTCGGCCAACACCAAGGTGATCACGACCGCGAATTCGATGGTTCAGGATCTCTTGAACGTGTTGCGCTGA
- the flgK gene encoding flagellar hook-associated protein FlgK → MGLSSALASAMSGLRANQAALSIVSSNVANSQTPGYVVQRANQIEVTTGEFGATAMTTGVSRELDTYVLNQLRTETGGSGYADQMANILKQLQSVYGTPGNSGTLETALNNFTSALQALSTSSGASSAQTVALGAAQALAQQLNVTTKGIQSLRSNVEQDLGNSAQAANVAMKQIADINTKLQGLSANDPSAATLMDQRDQAINTLSNYVDVRVTTDGSNQANIYTTTGIQLVGAGLASEFSFASAGALSATSLYNIDPAKSGVGAFNIKLPNGSQIDVVANNVVSSGQIAADLKLRDEVLVQAQNQIDQLAATMASALSDKTTAGSTVSGPPAGFDLDLAGAMPGNSVNITYTDTVTNTQRQITLVNVTDPAALPLQNATNANPMRVGINFAGGMGAIASALNTALSGSHLSFSAAPSPATATTLRVTDDNTGLTKLNSASTSKTISSLTSGNPQLPLFTDGGQALYTGAITGSGSQMTGLAGRIAVNTQLVNDPTRMSIYSTSPVTPAGDTTRSDYLYSQLTSAVFSYSPQSGLGSANQPFSGSVSNYLQQFLSVQANAATQATQLQQGQSVVVSTLQAKFNSTASVNLDSEMSNLIQLQNAYAANAHVMSVVQSMMNTLLQAQG, encoded by the coding sequence ATGGGTTTGAGTTCAGCCCTCGCCAGTGCGATGAGCGGCCTGCGTGCCAACCAGGCCGCGCTCTCGATCGTCTCCTCGAACGTCGCAAACTCGCAGACGCCGGGTTACGTCGTCCAGAGGGCGAACCAGATCGAGGTCACTACCGGCGAGTTCGGCGCGACGGCGATGACGACCGGCGTCAGCCGGGAGCTCGACACCTACGTGCTGAACCAGCTGCGCACCGAGACCGGCGGCAGCGGTTACGCCGACCAGATGGCCAATATCCTGAAGCAGCTTCAGAGTGTCTATGGCACGCCCGGCAATTCCGGTACGCTCGAAACCGCGCTGAACAATTTCACGAGCGCGCTCCAGGCGCTGTCGACCAGTTCGGGGGCGTCGTCGGCGCAGACCGTCGCGCTCGGCGCGGCGCAGGCGCTGGCGCAGCAGCTCAACGTCACCACCAAGGGCATCCAGTCGCTGCGCTCCAACGTCGAGCAGGATCTCGGCAATTCGGCGCAGGCCGCCAATGTGGCGATGAAGCAGATTGCCGACATCAACACCAAGCTCCAGGGCCTGTCGGCCAACGATCCCTCGGCCGCCACGCTGATGGACCAGCGCGACCAGGCCATCAACACGCTGTCGAACTATGTCGACGTCCGCGTCACCACCGACGGTTCGAACCAGGCCAACATCTACACCACCACCGGCATCCAGCTGGTCGGCGCCGGGCTCGCCTCGGAATTCTCCTTTGCCTCCGCCGGCGCGCTGTCGGCGACCTCGCTCTACAACATCGACCCGGCCAAATCCGGCGTCGGTGCGTTCAACATCAAGCTGCCGAACGGCTCGCAGATCGACGTCGTCGCCAACAACGTGGTGTCGTCCGGCCAGATCGCGGCCGACCTGAAGCTGCGCGACGAGGTGCTGGTGCAGGCGCAGAACCAGATCGACCAGCTCGCGGCCACGATGGCGAGCGCGCTGTCCGACAAGACCACGGCCGGCAGCACGGTGTCCGGTCCGCCGGCCGGGTTCGATCTCGACCTCGCCGGTGCCATGCCGGGCAATAGTGTCAACATCACCTACACGGACACCGTGACCAATACCCAGCGTCAGATCACGCTGGTCAACGTGACCGATCCGGCGGCGCTGCCGCTTCAGAACGCGACGAATGCCAACCCGATGCGGGTCGGCATCAATTTCGCCGGCGGCATGGGCGCAATCGCCTCCGCGCTGAACACCGCGCTATCAGGTTCGCATCTGTCTTTCTCCGCCGCTCCGTCGCCCGCGACAGCCACGACGCTGCGGGTGACCGACGACAATACCGGCCTCACCAAGCTCAATTCGGCCTCGACCAGCAAGACGATCTCGTCGCTGACCTCGGGCAATCCGCAACTGCCGCTGTTCACCGACGGCGGACAGGCGCTCTACACCGGCGCGATCACCGGCTCGGGCTCGCAGATGACCGGACTTGCCGGGCGCATCGCCGTGAACACGCAGCTGGTCAACGACCCGACCAGGATGTCGATCTACAGCACTTCGCCGGTGACGCCCGCGGGCGACACCACGCGGTCGGACTATCTCTATTCGCAGCTCACTTCGGCGGTGTTCTCCTATTCGCCGCAGAGCGGTCTCGGCTCGGCGAACCAGCCCTTCAGCGGCAGCGTCTCGAACTATCTCCAGCAATTCCTGAGCGTGCAGGCCAACGCAGCGACCCAGGCCACTCAGCTCCAGCAGGGCCAGAGCGTCGTGGTCTCGACGCTCCAGGCCAAGTTCAACTCGACCGCCAGCGTCAATCTCGACTCCGAGATGTCGAACCTGATCCAGCTCCAGAATGCCTATGCCGCCAATGCGCACGTGATGTCGGTGGTGCAGAGCATGATGAACACGTTGCTCCAGGCTCAAGGGTAA
- a CDS encoding flagellar protein — protein sequence MSISSINYSSSVLGSQIRNINQQLTDLSTQLSTGKLSQNYAGMGTNEGFAIAGRAQLSNIAAYTDTITNVNVSINLANTALQSLTKIRSTVQTGSANTAQDLNVNGQTIAQNTAAAQFGSMVGVLNTQTGSRYLFSGTAVNTQPVADAGDIINGTTTQAGFKTVMAERQAADLGANGMGRLVQTQPTPSSVQVSEDVAGSPFGLKLKAVSSTLTGATITGPSGSPVSFSVDLNGINPNNGDKLSVQFTLPDGTTEQIDLTASTATPTPLGSFAIDASTPVDPNNTAANLNTALNTAITKLANTSLVAASAVVAGDNFFNTASSAIGTPVNNQAAPPAPISGATALSGASPSDSISPGFVAGDTITVNGTTLTFVSSGATGDQLNVTDSIQTLMSKIDAITGTSKPSTVHGGSITINTDDAASLNITSSNTGALGSLGFGATPVTATQPPLRVGSSPASSATTLVNGSATTVKWYQGNDGPGSARSTAMARVDDAVTVQYGAQANEDAIRRQLQATAVFGTFSTSPTGQYSGGQVAALSLRVTQALTQQPGQQRIEDIQTDIAMAQNTMKDASTRQTQAKAQIQTIIDQAESASPDQVASEILALQNALQASYQVTSNLAQLSLVKFL from the coding sequence ATGTCGATCAGCAGCATCAACTACTCTTCGTCGGTTCTCGGCTCGCAGATCCGCAACATCAATCAGCAGCTCACCGACCTGTCGACGCAGCTCTCGACCGGCAAGCTGTCGCAGAATTATGCCGGCATGGGCACCAACGAGGGCTTTGCGATCGCCGGGCGCGCGCAGCTCTCCAACATCGCCGCCTATACCGACACGATCACCAACGTCAATGTCAGCATCAACCTCGCCAACACCGCGCTGCAGTCGCTGACGAAGATACGCAGCACGGTGCAGACGGGCTCCGCCAACACCGCGCAGGATCTCAACGTCAACGGCCAGACCATCGCGCAGAACACCGCCGCAGCCCAATTCGGCTCGATGGTCGGCGTGCTCAACACGCAGACCGGCAGCCGCTATCTGTTCTCGGGAACGGCCGTCAACACCCAGCCGGTTGCGGATGCCGGCGACATCATCAACGGCACGACCACCCAGGCGGGATTCAAGACCGTGATGGCGGAGCGCCAAGCCGCCGATCTCGGCGCGAACGGCATGGGCCGCCTGGTGCAGACGCAGCCGACACCGAGCTCGGTTCAGGTGTCGGAGGACGTCGCGGGCTCGCCGTTCGGCCTCAAGCTCAAGGCGGTCTCCTCGACGCTGACGGGCGCGACCATCACCGGCCCGAGCGGATCTCCGGTGTCGTTCTCGGTCGATCTCAACGGCATCAATCCGAACAACGGCGACAAGCTCAGCGTCCAGTTCACGCTGCCGGACGGCACGACCGAGCAGATCGACCTGACGGCGTCGACGGCGACGCCGACGCCGCTCGGCAGCTTCGCGATCGATGCGAGTACCCCGGTCGACCCGAACAATACGGCCGCGAACCTCAACACGGCGCTGAACACCGCGATCACGAAGCTCGCCAACACCTCGCTGGTCGCGGCCTCCGCGGTCGTCGCCGGCGACAATTTCTTCAACACCGCCAGTTCTGCGATCGGCACGCCCGTCAACAACCAGGCGGCGCCGCCGGCGCCGATCAGCGGCGCGACGGCGCTGTCCGGCGCAAGCCCGTCGGACTCGATTTCGCCGGGCTTCGTCGCCGGCGACACCATCACCGTCAACGGCACCACGCTCACCTTCGTCAGTTCGGGCGCAACCGGCGACCAGCTCAACGTCACCGACAGCATCCAGACGCTGATGAGCAAGATCGACGCGATCACGGGCACGTCGAAGCCGTCGACCGTCCATGGCGGCTCGATCACGATCAACACCGACGATGCGGCCAGCCTGAACATCACCAGCTCCAATACGGGAGCGCTGGGTTCGCTTGGTTTCGGCGCGACGCCCGTGACCGCCACCCAGCCGCCGCTGCGCGTAGGCTCCTCGCCCGCGAGCTCGGCGACTACCCTGGTCAACGGTTCGGCCACCACCGTGAAATGGTACCAGGGCAATGACGGGCCCGGCTCGGCGCGCTCGACCGCGATGGCGCGGGTCGACGATGCCGTGACGGTGCAGTATGGCGCCCAGGCGAATGAGGACGCGATCCGCCGGCAATTGCAGGCGACCGCCGTGTTCGGCACCTTCTCGACCTCGCCGACCGGCCAGTATTCTGGCGGGCAGGTCGCCGCGCTGAGCCTGCGCGTGACGCAGGCGCTGACCCAGCAGCCTGGTCAGCAGCGCATCGAGGACATCCAGACCGACATCGCGATGGCCCAGAACACGATGAAGGATGCGAGCACGCGCCAGACCCAGGCCAAGGCGCAAATTCAGACCATCATCGACCAGGCGGAATCGGCCTCGCCCGACCAGGTCGCGAGCGAGATCCTGGCGCTCCAGAACGCGCTGCAGGCCTCCTATCAGGTGACCTCGAACCTGGCGCAGCTCTCGCTCGTCAAGTTCCTTTAA
- a CDS encoding pyridoxal phosphate-dependent decarboxylase family protein, protein MNEIIRNAQSATAHASLDPQDWSAFRALAHRMLDETIDGIANVRSRPVWQPIPDGVRAAFKADVPREASDLAEVYREFAEHIAPYATGNVHPGFMGWVHGGGTAVGMLAEMLAAGLNANLGGRDHMPIEVERQIVDWMRRLFAFPESASGIFVTGTSMANLMAVLVARTAALGTLARQYGIGNDGALLTAYTSQAAHGCVSRAMDIAGLGTDALRKIGVDTDHRIDVAALRAQITVDREVGFKPFLVVASAGTVDIGAIDDLKAIAELCREEGIWFHVDGAFGALAILSPELAPQLGGIELADSIALDFHKWGQVPYDAGFLLVRDGEQHRQAFAQPAAYLRREARGLAAGAVWPCDLGPDLSRGFRALKTWFTLKTFGTDRLGATIARSCALAKYLETRVLAEPRLELLAPVNLNIVCFRYRADDAANREIVADIQESGIAAPSSTTLDGRFAIRAAIVNHRTEEADIDALVAAVLDFGSRRCGDDVIEIEAPPLAAQ, encoded by the coding sequence ATGAACGAGATCATCCGCAACGCGCAAAGCGCCACTGCGCATGCCTCGCTCGACCCGCAGGACTGGAGTGCGTTTCGCGCGCTCGCCCATCGCATGCTGGACGAGACGATCGACGGCATCGCCAACGTCCGCTCGCGTCCCGTCTGGCAGCCGATCCCCGATGGCGTGCGTGCCGCATTCAAGGCCGACGTGCCGCGCGAGGCGAGCGACCTTGCCGAAGTCTATCGCGAGTTCGCCGAACACATCGCTCCCTATGCGACCGGCAACGTCCATCCCGGCTTCATGGGCTGGGTGCATGGCGGCGGCACCGCGGTCGGCATGCTCGCGGAAATGCTCGCAGCCGGCCTCAACGCCAATCTCGGCGGGCGGGATCACATGCCGATCGAGGTCGAGCGTCAGATCGTCGACTGGATGCGGCGCCTGTTCGCCTTTCCGGAGAGCGCGAGCGGCATCTTCGTCACGGGCACGTCGATGGCCAATCTGATGGCGGTGCTGGTGGCGCGCACGGCTGCGCTCGGCACGCTGGCGCGGCAGTACGGCATCGGCAATGACGGTGCGCTGCTCACGGCCTACACGTCGCAGGCCGCGCATGGCTGCGTCTCCAGGGCGATGGACATTGCCGGGCTCGGCACCGATGCGCTGCGCAAGATCGGCGTCGATACCGATCATCGCATCGACGTCGCGGCGCTGCGCGCGCAGATCACCGTTGATCGCGAAGTCGGCTTCAAGCCGTTCCTGGTCGTCGCGTCCGCCGGCACGGTGGACATCGGTGCGATCGACGACCTCAAGGCGATCGCGGAGCTGTGTCGAGAGGAAGGCATCTGGTTTCACGTCGACGGCGCTTTCGGTGCGCTCGCGATTCTCTCGCCCGAGCTCGCGCCACAGCTCGGCGGCATCGAGCTTGCCGATTCCATTGCACTCGATTTCCACAAATGGGGACAGGTGCCCTACGATGCCGGCTTCCTGCTGGTGCGTGACGGCGAGCAGCATCGGCAGGCCTTTGCGCAGCCGGCGGCCTATCTGCGCCGCGAGGCGAGGGGGCTTGCGGCGGGGGCCGTCTGGCCCTGCGATCTCGGACCTGATCTGTCGCGCGGCTTCCGCGCGCTGAAGACGTGGTTCACGCTGAAGACGTTCGGCACCGACCGGCTGGGTGCGACGATTGCGCGGAGCTGCGCGCTGGCGAAGTATCTCGAAACGCGCGTGCTGGCCGAGCCGCGGCTGGAATTGCTGGCTCCGGTCAACCTCAACATCGTCTGCTTCCGCTACCGCGCCGATGATGCGGCCAATCGCGAGATCGTCGCCGACATTCAAGAGTCCGGAATTGCAGCGCCCTCGAGCACGACGCTGGACGGCAGGTTTGCGATCCGTGCCGCGATCGTCAATCACCGCACCGAGGAGGCGGACATCGACGCGCTGGTCGCGGCGGTGCTGGACTTCGGCAGTCGGCGCTGCGGCGACGATGTGATCGAGATCGAGGCGCCGCCGCTCGCGGCGCAATAG
- the flbT gene encoding flagellar biosynthesis repressor FlbT → MALKVELRPHERIIVGNCVITNTDQRARLLIDGDNVPILRERDILTPQTADTPAKLVYLAVQLMYISPDPQTQHGTYFNLVRDIVTAVPSAWPIIEAINNNILNGDLYRALKDARKLIAYEEKLRSQFEAAHPKAEADKDDVSSAA, encoded by the coding sequence ATGGCCCTCAAGGTCGAGCTCAGACCGCACGAACGTATCATCGTCGGCAACTGCGTGATTACCAACACGGACCAGCGCGCCCGCCTCCTGATCGACGGCGACAACGTACCGATCCTGCGCGAGCGCGACATCCTCACGCCCCAGACCGCCGATACGCCGGCCAAGCTCGTCTATCTGGCGGTGCAGCTCATGTACATCTCGCCGGATCCGCAGACGCAGCACGGCACCTATTTCAACCTGGTGCGCGACATCGTCACCGCGGTGCCGAGCGCCTGGCCGATCATCGAAGCCATCAACAACAACATCCTGAACGGCGACCTCTACCGGGCACTGAAGGATGCCCGCAAGCTGATCGCCTATGAAGAGAAGCTGCGGAGCCAATTCGAGGCCGCCCATCCGAAGGCCGAAGCGGACAAGGACGACGTGAGCTCCGCCGCCTGA
- a CDS encoding DUF1522 domain-containing protein: protein MSGIVLSASVRQNLLSLQSTADLLATTQNRLSTGKSVNSALDNPTNFFTAQSLDNRASDINNLLDGIANGVQVLQAANTGITSLQKLIDSAKSIANQALQTTVGYSTKSNVSATISGATAADLRGTTSFASATASSNVVFSGAAGGTTAASGTTTLGATIGAFAGTAATAGDGTTALTGTITLIATNGTTATGLASNAQPADGDTLTVNGKTITFRSGSAPASSGVPSGSGVSGNLVTDGSGNTTIYLGTAGTPTANVNDLLTAVDLASGVKTVSISAGAATIATSNNQTASSVGGGAVTLRSSTGADLSVTGKADLLKSLGLSASVGGGNATVTVNRTTTAASLGATITDGSTLNVNGHVITFKNAPIPGSTGAPSVPTGFGANGNVLTDGAGNSTVYLQGGTVNDVLKAIDLATGVQTATVNANGTATLATASGQTNSSINASGQLKLSTGVNADLSITGTGNALNALGLAGNTGTATAFTAARTSGVGGISGKTLTFSSFNGGTAVNVTFGDGTNGTVKTLDQLNTKLQANNLSATIDANGLLTISTTNDYASSTIGSSAAGGAIGGTLTSSLTFSTASTPVQDTVAQTSRANLVSQYNNILNQIDTTAQDSSFNGVNLLNGDQLKLVFDETGKSNLSITGVTYNSKGLGLAALTSGVDFIDNAATNKVLTNLNAASSTLRSEASALGSNLSVVQVRQDFNKSLINVLQTGSANLTLADTNTEAANSQALSTRQSIAVSALSLANQSQQSVLQLLR, encoded by the coding sequence ATGTCCGGTATCGTTCTCTCCGCATCGGTTCGCCAGAACCTGCTCTCCCTCCAGTCCACCGCTGACCTCCTCGCCACCACGCAGAACCGTCTGTCGACCGGCAAGAGCGTCAACTCGGCCCTGGACAATCCCACCAACTTCTTCACGGCCCAGTCGCTCGACAACCGCGCCAGCGACATCAACAATCTGCTCGACGGTATCGCCAACGGCGTGCAGGTGCTGCAGGCTGCCAACACCGGCATCACCTCGCTTCAGAAGCTGATCGACAGCGCCAAGTCGATCGCCAACCAGGCGCTGCAGACCACGGTCGGCTATTCCACCAAGTCCAACGTTTCCGCCACCATCTCCGGTGCAACGGCGGCTGACCTGCGTGGCACGACGAGCTTCGCCAGCGCGACGGCGAGCAGCAACGTGGTGTTCAGCGGCGCTGCCGGCGGCACGACGGCTGCGAGCGGCACCACGACGCTCGGCGCCACCATCGGCGCCTTCGCGGGCACCGCGGCAACGGCCGGCGACGGCACCACGGCCCTGACCGGCACCATCACGCTGATCGCCACCAACGGCACGACCGCCACCGGTCTGGCGAGCAACGCTCAGCCCGCCGATGGCGACACGCTGACCGTGAACGGCAAGACCATCACCTTCCGCAGCGGTTCCGCTCCGGCCTCGAGCGGCGTTCCGTCCGGCTCGGGCGTCAGCGGCAACCTCGTCACCGACGGCAGCGGCAACACCACCATCTATCTCGGCACGGCCGGCACCCCGACTGCGAACGTCAACGACCTGTTGACCGCGGTCGATCTGGCCAGCGGCGTCAAGACGGTCTCCATCAGCGCCGGTGCTGCGACGATTGCGACGAGCAACAACCAGACCGCTTCGAGCGTTGGCGGCGGTGCCGTCACACTGAGAAGCTCGACGGGTGCGGATCTCAGCGTCACCGGCAAGGCCGACCTGCTCAAGTCTCTCGGCCTGAGCGCATCGGTCGGTGGCGGCAACGCCACGGTGACCGTCAACCGGACCACGACCGCAGCCTCGCTCGGTGCGACGATCACCGACGGTTCGACGCTGAATGTCAACGGTCACGTCATCACCTTCAAGAACGCGCCGATCCCGGGCTCGACCGGTGCTCCGAGCGTTCCGACAGGATTTGGCGCCAACGGCAACGTCCTCACCGACGGCGCCGGCAACTCGACGGTCTATCTGCAGGGCGGCACGGTCAACGACGTCCTGAAGGCGATCGACCTGGCCACCGGCGTGCAGACCGCGACGGTCAACGCCAACGGCACCGCGACGCTTGCGACGGCCTCCGGCCAGACCAACTCGTCGATCAACGCCTCGGGCCAGCTCAAGCTCTCGACCGGCGTTAACGCCGATCTGTCGATCACCGGTACCGGCAACGCGCTGAACGCGCTTGGCCTCGCCGGCAACACCGGGACGGCGACCGCGTTCACCGCGGCCCGCACCTCCGGCGTCGGCGGTATCAGCGGCAAGACCTTGACCTTCTCCTCCTTCAACGGCGGCACGGCGGTCAACGTCACCTTCGGCGACGGCACCAACGGCACGGTCAAGACGCTCGATCAGCTCAACACCAAGCTGCAGGCCAACAACCTGTCTGCGACGATCGACGCCAACGGCCTGCTGACCATCTCGACCACCAACGACTACGCGTCCTCGACCATCGGATCGAGCGCCGCAGGTGGTGCGATCGGCGGCACGCTGACCTCGTCGCTGACCTTCTCGACGGCTTCCACTCCCGTCCAGGATACGGTTGCACAGACCTCGCGTGCGAACCTGGTCTCTCAGTACAACAACATCCTGAACCAGATCGACACGACGGCGCAGGACTCCTCGTTCAACGGTGTCAACCTCTTGAACGGCGACCAGCTCAAGCTGGTGTTCGACGAGACCGGCAAGTCGAACCTGAGCATCACGGGCGTGACCTACAACTCCAAGGGTCTGGGCCTTGCTGCGCTGACCAGCGGTGTCGACTTCATCGACAACGCTGCCACCAACAAGGTGCTGACCAACCTGAACGCCGCGTCGAGCACGCTGCGCTCGGAAGCCTCGGCCCTCGGTTCGAACCTCTCGGTGGTGCAGGTTCGTCAGGACTTCAACAAGAGCCTGATCAACGTGCTGCAGACCGGTTCGGCCAACCTGACGCTGGCCGACACCAACACCGAAGCGGCCAACAGCCAGGCGCTGTCGACCCGCCAGTCCATCGCGGTCTCCGCGCTGTCGCTGGCCAACCAGTCGCAGCAGAGCGTGCTGCAGCTGCTCCGCTAA